A portion of the Drosophila innubila isolate TH190305 chromosome 3L unlocalized genomic scaffold, UK_Dinn_1.0 0_D_3L, whole genome shotgun sequence genome contains these proteins:
- the LOC117787311 gene encoding sulfate anion transporter 1 gives MPNDKENPETKPLNNNNNGNGKSAQSKPKIQPKYSIHRDVLTHELVIKDTGYAARDKSIPSSLRNCWRGWNFLSLFTGVIPILQWLPQYSLRRDLIGDIIAGFTVAIMNIPHGMAYGMLAGVSAGNGLYMAVFPVLVYMLLGTSKHISIGTFAVASMMTQKVVLTYANFDPNAAIVTATTTTASPLTSLATSTAESLSLLSTTTATTTTTTTTAAAALLLQNATTTMLPENIITNLEVVTSLALAVGIVNLLMSFFRLGTLASLLSEPLVNGFTTAAACHVVTAQLKDVLGIAVPRHKGAFKILYTVIDVVKGVPDTNLVNFGFCMGVIIFMTICNECLKPFLSKRCRFPLPGELIAVIGGTLISKFCHLKADFNLQPVGVIPKGLPDFQLPRLDLVPLVAVDSIAIAIVTYSIIMSMGLTFAKKHGYEVRANQELFAMGVGNIVGGCFSCLPMACSLSRSVIQDQTGGVSQIASLVSASLVVATIMWIGPFFSDLPRCVLAGVIIVALKPMFMQVKELKKFSKQGKLEMFTWIFTFLCVVLIDIDIGLLIGVCVSLLALYIKGLKPYSCLLGYMPEAPGIYMDMNQHRNVMQVPETRIFRYCGSLNFATSLFFRRALNETVGLDKNSKSSRSPKAKPTYAQVSQNGGNAIKGQFMESADSFQFLILDFTMLGHIDVAGCSTLSDISKELKARGARMLLASPVDRVYDTLVHSMALSEGPFEIFPTLHDAVEYANAFRTA, from the exons ATGCCCAACGATAAGGAGAATCCAGA AACCAAACCgctcaacaacaataacaatggcaACGGTAAAAGCGCCCAAAGTAAACCAAAAATACAACCAAAGTACAGCATCCATAGGGATGTGCTCACACACGAGCTGGTCATCAAGGACACAGGCTATGCGGCCAGAGATAAGAGTATTCCCTCCTCATTGCGAAATTGCTGGCGAGGTTGGAATTTCCTCTCCCTCTTTACCGGCGTTATACCCATCCTACAGTGGCTGCCACAGTATTCGCTGCGGCGGGACCTTATCGGTGATATTATAGCCGGTTTCACGGTGGCCATCATGAATATACCCCACGGCATGGCCTATGGCATGTTGGCTGGTGTCTCCGCCGGAAATGGCCTCTACATGGCTGTGTTTCCGGTGCTTGTCTACATGCTGCTCGGCACCTCGAAGCATATTTCAATCGGCACCTTTGCCGTGGCCAGCATGATGACCCAAAAGGTGGTGCTAACCTATGCCAATTTTGATCCCAATGCAGCTATAgttacagcaacaaccacaacagcgtCTCCACTCACATCGCTTGCCACATCAACAGCTGAGTCTCTGTCACTGCTctccacaacaacagcaactacaacaacaacaacaacaacagcagcagctgctctgCTGCtacaaaatgcaacaacaaccatgcTGCCAGAAAATATTATCACAAATCTGGAGGTGGTCACTTCACTAGCCTTGGCTGTGGGTATTGTGAAT ctgCTTATGTCCTTCTTCAGGCTGGGAACACTTGCATCCCTGTTGAGTGAGCCTCTGGTGAATGGATTTACCACAGCGGCCGCATGTCATGTGGTCACCGCACAGCTGAAGGATGTGCTCGGCATAGCGGTGCCACGTCATAAGGGCGCCTTCAAGATCCTGTACACTGTGATAGATGTGGTTAAGGGTGTGCCTGATACGAACCTCGTTAATTTTGGTTTCTGCATGGGCGTCATCATCTTTATGACCATTTGCAATGAGTGCCTGAAGCCGTTCCTGAGTAAACGCTGTCGTTTCCCGCTGCCCGGCGAACTCATCGCTGTCATTGGAGGCACGCTGATCTCGAAATTCTGTCACCTTAAAGCGGATTTCAATTTGCAGCCGGTGGGCGTTATTCCAAAAGGTCTTCCGGATTTTCAATTACCGCGTCTCGATCTGGTGCCTTTGGTTGCCGTCGATTCCATAGCCATTGCTATAGTAACCTATTCGATCATAATGTCCATGGGCTTGACATTTGCCAAGAAACATGGCTATGAAGTGCGTGCGAATCAAGAATTATTTGCCATGGGCGTGGGCAACATTGTGGGCGGTTGCTTCTCCTGCCTGCCCATGGCCTGCTCCCTATCACGCTCAGTTATTCAGGATCAAACGGGAGGAGTCTCTCAAATTGCATCCCTTGTGTCAGCCTCATTGGTGGTGGCAACCATAATGTGGATTGGACCGTTCTTCAGTGATTTGCCCAGG TGTGTTCTGGCTGGCGTCATTATTGTGGCCCTGAAGCCCATGTTTATGCAGGTCAAAGAGCTGAAGAAGTTCTCCAAGCAGGGCAAACTGGAAATGTTCACCTGGATATTCACATTTCTATGTGTGGTGCtcattgatattgatattgg tcTGCTTATTGGCGTTTGCGTCTCGTTGTTGGCGCTGTACATAAAGGGTCTGAAACCATACTCCTGTCTTTTGGGCTACATGCCAGAAGCGCCTGGCATCTATATGGACATGAATCAGCATCGCAATGTGATGCAAGTGCCGGAGACGCGCATCTTTCGGTATTGCGGCTCACTCAACTTTGCCACAAGCCTCTTTTTCCGCCGCGCGCTCAACGAGACTGTGGGTCTGGACAAGAATAGCAAAAGCAGTAGAAGTCCTAAAGCGAAACCCACCTATGCACAGGTGTCACAAAATGGTGGCAATGCCATCAAAGGACAATTCATGGAATCGGCGGATTCATTTCAGTTTCTTATACTAGACTTTACGATGCTCGGTCACATCGATGTCGCCGGCTGCAGTACATTAAGTGATATCAGCAAGGAGCTGAAGGCGCGCGGTGCTCGTATGCTGCTGGCCAGCCCCGTGGATCGCGTGTATGACACTCTGGTGCACAGTATGGCCCTCAGCGAGGGTCCCTTCGAGATCTTTCCGACCCTCCATGATGCCGTGGAGTATGCGAATGCCTTTCGTACTGCGTGA
- the LOC117787265 gene encoding cAMP-dependent protein kinase catalytic subunit 3 — MSTATCARFCTPLTGGNKTTSVASKGGSTSKLTAGSGNGMTSSSVLQQHKKKQIPTNATNATNDMNTEATFTFKLGRASNGGNVNGGSHSVASSESSDPLESDYSEETEEEEQQQQQQHQQQQKKQPQSKHVSVSSRSSSSATTTSVDNDGDDVDDEENGEDGDGHDTDDVTNNDDSDESEQDDGNETDDEETDDDSEESSSVQTAKGVRKYILDDYQIIKTVGTGTFGRVCLCRDRISEKYCAMKILAMTEVIRLKQIEHVKNERNILREIRHPFVISLEWSTKDESNLYMIFDYVCGGELFTYLRNAGKFTSQTSNFYAAEIVSALEYLHSLQIVYRDLKPENLLINRDGHLKITDFGFAKKLRDRTWTLCGTPEYIAPEIIQSKGHNKAVDWWALGVLIYEMLVGYPPFYDEQPFGIYEKILSGKIEWERHMDPIAKDLIKKLLVNDRTKRLGNMKNGADDVKRHRWFKNLNWNDVYNKKLKPPIMPDVHHDGDTKNFDDYPEKDWKPAKAVDQRDLQLFNDF, encoded by the exons atgtCGACAGCAACTTGCGCACGATTCTGCACACCGTTGACAGGCGGCAACAAGACGACGTCAGTGGCGTCGAAAGGCGGCTCCACTTCAAAATTGACAGCAGGAAGCGGAAATGGCATGACGTCATCGTCAGTGCTGCAGCAacacaaaaagaaacagattccaacaaatgcaacaaatgccACAAATGACATGAACACAGAGGCAACATTCACATTCAAATTGGGCCGTGCCTCAAATGGCGGCAATGTCAATGGTGGCAGTCACAGTGTCGCCTCAAGTGAATCATCAGATCCCTTGGAGTCCGATTATAGTGAGGAAACTGAAGAAgaggaacagcagcagcaacagcaacatcaacaacaacagaagaaaCAACCACAATCCAAACATGTCAGTGTCagcagtcgcagcagcagcagtgcaacaacaacatctgtGGACAATGATGGGGATGATGTGGACGATGAGGAGAATGGAGAAGATGGGGATGGTCATGATACGGATGATGTGACCAACAACGATGATTCCGATGAGAGCGAACAGGATGATGGCAATGAGACGGATGACGAGGAGACTGACGATGATTCCGAGGAAAGCAGCAGCGTTCAGACCGCAAAGGGTGTTCGCAAATATATCCTAGACGATTACCAGATCATCAAAACTGTCG GCACTGGCACCTTTGGACGTGTTTGCCTTTGTCGCGATCGCATTTCCGAAAAATACTGTGCCATGAAGATTTTGGCCATGACTGAAGTCATCCGCCTCAAGCAGATTGAACATGTCAAGAATGAGCGAAACATATTGCGAGAAATCCGACATCCGTTTGTGATCAGCCT AGAATGGTCTACAAAGGATGAATCTAATCTCTACATGATCTTTGATTATGTTTGCGGCGGTGAGCTGTTTACATATCTGCGCAATGCTGGCAAATTTACTAGTCAAACTT caaacttCTATGCGGCTGAAATAGTCAGTGCCTTGGAATATCTACACTCACTCCAAATTGTCTATAGGGATCTGAAGCCTGAGAATTTATTAATCAATCGCGATGGACATTTGAAGATCACCGATTTCGGTTTTGCCAAAAAGCTGCGCGATCGCACCTGGACATTATGCGGCACACCTGAGTATATAGCACCTGAGATAATTCAGTCAAAAGGACACAACAAAGCCGTCGATTGGTGGGCGTTGG GTGTTCTCATATATGAAATGCTTGTGGGCTATCCACCTTTCTACGATGAACAGCCTTTTGGCATCTATGAGAAGATTTTGAGCGGAAAAATTGAATGGGAACGTCACATGGATCCCATTGCTAAAGACTTGATTAAAAAGTTGCTGGTGAATGATAGAACCAAGCGACTGGGCAATATGAAG AACGGCGCCGATGACGTTAAAAGGCATCGCTGGTTCAAGAACTTGAATTGGAATGACGTCTACAATAAGAAGCTAAAG CCACCAATTATGCCTGATGTGCATCACGATGGGGATAcgaaaaattttgatgattATCCCGAGAAGGATTGGAAACCCGCCAAGGCAGTAGACCAAAGAGATTTGCAGTtgtttaatgatttttaa